The proteins below come from a single Asanoa ferruginea genomic window:
- a CDS encoding thiolase family protein: MSEFPVVVAARRTPITVKGGGLAHRTAAELAAPVIRACLDDAGSAGPVGDVVLGNTMGPGGNIARVAALAAGLGVEVPGMTIDRQCGSGLAAIITAAEAVRAGDGRLRIAGGVESCSTAPTRIADGVAYRRAPFAPPGHADPDMVRAAQDLAVLDGIGRERQDAYAARSHRLAVATRERGGFAGEIVPVAGVTVDSGPRARVPALLDRFPPLFPDAGGTLTAGNSCRDSDGAAAVAIVPAGVPGLAIIATATVGCDPALPGLGPVAAVETLLKNAGRDLAEVAAIELVEAFAAQALASLTRLGLAADDDVDPRVCADGGALALGHPWGASAAVSVVRLFSRLVRAGAPAGTLGLATAAVGGGLGVAALFEVVR; this comes from the coding sequence CCCCCATCACGGTCAAAGGCGGTGGGCTCGCCCACCGCACCGCCGCCGAGCTCGCCGCGCCGGTCATCCGGGCCTGTCTCGACGACGCCGGGTCGGCCGGGCCGGTCGGCGATGTCGTGCTGGGCAACACCATGGGACCGGGCGGCAACATCGCGCGGGTGGCGGCCCTGGCCGCGGGGCTCGGCGTCGAGGTGCCGGGGATGACCATCGACCGGCAGTGCGGCAGCGGCCTGGCGGCGATCATCACCGCCGCCGAGGCGGTCCGGGCGGGCGACGGCCGGCTGCGGATCGCCGGCGGAGTGGAGAGCTGCTCGACCGCGCCGACCCGGATCGCCGACGGCGTCGCCTACCGCCGGGCACCGTTCGCGCCGCCCGGGCATGCCGACCCCGACATGGTTCGCGCCGCGCAGGATCTGGCCGTGCTCGACGGGATCGGGCGGGAGCGGCAGGACGCGTACGCCGCGCGCAGTCACCGGCTCGCCGTCGCCACCCGCGAGCGCGGCGGATTCGCCGGCGAGATCGTGCCGGTGGCCGGTGTCACCGTCGATAGTGGACCGAGGGCGCGCGTTCCGGCGCTGCTCGACCGGTTTCCGCCGCTGTTCCCGGACGCCGGCGGCACGCTGACCGCCGGCAACTCCTGCCGCGACAGCGACGGCGCCGCAGCGGTCGCGATCGTCCCCGCCGGCGTGCCCGGCCTCGCGATCATCGCGACGGCCACGGTGGGCTGCGACCCGGCGCTACCCGGTCTCGGCCCGGTCGCCGCCGTCGAGACCCTGCTGAAGAATGCCGGCCGCGACCTGGCCGAGGTCGCCGCCATCGAACTCGTCGAGGCGTTCGCCGCACAAGCGCTGGCGTCGTTGACCCGCCTGGGCCTGGCCGCCGACGACGATGTCGACCCAAGGGTGTGCGCCGACGGCGGTGCGCTGGCGCTCGGTCACCCCTGGGGAGCGAGCGCGGCGGTGAGCGTGGTCCGGCTGTTCAGCCGGTTGGTCCGCGCCGGCGCCCCGGCCGGCACGCTCGGCCTGGCAACGGCGGCGGTCGGCGGCGGCCTCGGCGTCGCTGCCCTGTTCGAGGTCGTGCGATGA
- a CDS encoding energy-coupling factor ABC transporter ATP-binding protein, whose protein sequence is MSDIVLDNVTVEYPGGRTAVSELSVRLTERRIAVIGSNGSGKSTFARTLNGLITPTIGAVRVHGLDPVRQAKELRRRVGFVFSNPDTQIIMPTVAEDAAFSLRRRGLSRAEIADRVAAALDRVGLTGYADSPAHSLSGGEKQLLALCAVLIGEPSLVVADEPTAYLDGVNSRRIAGFLLDQMPQQLVLVTHDLRLAARCDVAVRFDGGRLVDQGEPGPVIARYERDQDLA, encoded by the coding sequence ATGAGCGACATCGTGCTCGACAACGTCACCGTCGAATACCCCGGCGGACGCACGGCGGTAAGCGAGTTGTCGGTGCGGCTGACCGAGCGGCGGATCGCGGTCATCGGCTCCAACGGCTCGGGCAAGTCGACGTTCGCGCGCACGCTCAACGGCCTGATCACGCCCACCATCGGTGCGGTACGCGTACACGGGCTGGACCCGGTCCGCCAGGCCAAGGAACTGCGCCGCCGGGTCGGGTTCGTGTTCAGCAACCCGGACACCCAGATCATCATGCCGACCGTCGCCGAGGACGCCGCGTTCTCGCTGCGCCGCCGCGGTCTGTCCCGGGCCGAGATCGCCGACCGGGTCGCCGCCGCGCTCGACCGGGTCGGCCTGACCGGCTACGCCGACTCGCCGGCCCACTCGCTCTCCGGCGGGGAGAAGCAACTCCTGGCACTGTGCGCGGTGCTGATCGGCGAGCCGAGCCTGGTGGTCGCCGACGAGCCGACCGCCTACCTCGACGGGGTCAACAGCCGGCGGATCGCGGGCTTCCTGCTCGACCAGATGCCGCAGCAACTGGTGCTGGTCACCCACGACCTTCGGCTCGCCGCCCGGTGCGACGTCGCGGTGCGGTTCGACGGTGGCCGCCTGGTCGACCAGGGCGAGCCGGGCCCGGTGATCGCCCGCTACGAACGCGACCAGGACCTGGCGTGA
- a CDS encoding energy-coupling factor transporter transmembrane component T family protein, giving the protein MISLFRPGDSALHRLPAGPKLLGVMALALAVSLAPANPWLLAGSVVVVAGGYLLAGLGMAEPGRQVWILRWLVLVMLVSQVFFLPGRTVAANIVRVVAVILLANLVTLTTRTEDLVDAIERALAPLRHLRVNPGRVALMLSMTITTIPVIAGYAAQIREAQRARGVPLAPLAFVVPLLVMALKHADDLADALTARGVD; this is encoded by the coding sequence GTGATCTCGCTCTTCCGCCCCGGCGACAGCGCCCTGCACCGGTTGCCGGCCGGCCCGAAGCTGCTCGGCGTGATGGCGCTGGCGTTGGCGGTCTCGCTCGCGCCGGCCAACCCGTGGCTGCTGGCCGGGTCGGTGGTCGTGGTGGCCGGCGGCTACCTGCTCGCCGGGCTCGGCATGGCTGAGCCCGGCCGGCAGGTCTGGATCCTGCGCTGGCTGGTGCTGGTGATGCTGGTCAGCCAGGTGTTCTTCCTGCCCGGGCGCACGGTCGCGGCCAACATCGTGCGGGTGGTCGCGGTGATCCTGCTGGCCAACCTGGTCACCCTCACCACCCGCACCGAGGATCTGGTCGACGCCATCGAGCGGGCCTTGGCACCGTTGCGGCACCTGCGGGTCAACCCCGGCCGGGTCGCGCTGATGCTCTCGATGACCATCACCACGATCCCGGTCATCGCCGGGTACGCCGCACAGATCCGCGAGGCACAGCGCGCCCGTGGCGTACCCCTGGCACCGCTCGCCTTTGTCGTGCCTTTGCTGGTGATGGCCCTCAAGCACGCCGACGACCTGGCCGACGCGCTCACGGCGCGTGGCGTCGACTAA
- a CDS encoding phosphatidylserine decarboxylase, with protein sequence MTASPAHPADKGRDNVGERAARTLTAELARHAGPKSALVVGAVPGSAVLQSAIDTLLPGDSLVVTPGVGTTTAALRAHVHQQGQWVADRVRVAESVGESDAAQIVIVAEPLRGSAEDARATIDGLAKYLADGGVLSIAAPALPGLTGGAAAELDRQAALFGVGSDLVLANRPPVRVHRLRFSPADAAAAERLAPAYRPSSVPVTRGMHIDSNGVAAAGIAFGLAALARRARPASKLWLVPAIAALPVAAFFRDPERDVPEDPSAVVAASDGKVLSVERLTDDRFGDGEFLRIAVFLSVLDVHVNRAPVAGKVVDYFVTDGGYAAAMKPAAEHNVAAYTVLDTPRGTVVVAQRTGLIARRIVQRAPVGALLARGERFGLIRFGSRTDIYLPAGTADALVAPGDRVLGGASVVARWR encoded by the coding sequence ACGCTCACCGCCGAGCTGGCCCGCCACGCCGGCCCGAAGTCCGCCCTGGTGGTCGGTGCCGTGCCCGGGTCGGCGGTGCTCCAGTCCGCGATCGACACGCTGTTGCCCGGCGACAGCCTGGTGGTGACGCCCGGCGTGGGCACCACCACCGCCGCCCTGCGCGCCCACGTCCACCAGCAGGGCCAGTGGGTCGCTGACCGGGTCCGGGTGGCCGAGTCGGTCGGCGAGTCCGACGCGGCGCAGATCGTGATCGTCGCCGAGCCGCTCCGCGGTTCGGCCGAAGACGCCCGGGCTACCATCGACGGGCTGGCGAAATACCTGGCCGACGGCGGTGTGCTGAGCATCGCGGCGCCGGCCCTGCCCGGGCTGACCGGTGGCGCGGCCGCCGAACTCGACCGGCAGGCGGCGCTCTTCGGCGTCGGCTCCGACCTGGTGCTGGCCAACCGGCCGCCGGTCCGGGTGCACCGGCTGCGCTTCTCCCCCGCCGACGCCGCCGCGGCCGAGCGACTCGCGCCGGCCTACCGGCCGTCGAGCGTCCCGGTGACCCGCGGCATGCACATCGACTCCAATGGCGTGGCCGCCGCCGGCATCGCGTTCGGCCTGGCCGCGCTGGCTCGCCGGGCCCGCCCGGCGTCGAAGCTCTGGCTGGTGCCGGCGATCGCCGCGCTCCCGGTGGCCGCGTTCTTCCGCGACCCCGAGCGCGACGTGCCGGAAGACCCGTCGGCCGTGGTGGCCGCCTCCGACGGCAAGGTCCTGTCGGTCGAGCGGCTGACCGACGACCGCTTCGGCGACGGCGAGTTCCTCCGCATCGCGGTGTTCCTCTCCGTGCTCGACGTGCACGTCAACCGCGCACCGGTGGCCGGCAAAGTGGTCGACTACTTCGTCACCGACGGCGGCTACGCGGCGGCGATGAAGCCGGCGGCCGAGCACAACGTGGCGGCCTACACGGTGCTCGACACCCCGCGCGGCACGGTCGTGGTCGCGCAGCGCACCGGCCTGATCGCCCGCCGGATCGTGCAGCGGGCACCGGTCGGCGCCCTGCTGGCCCGGGGCGAGCGCTTCGGCCTCATCCGCTTCGGCTCCCGCACCGACATCTACCTGCCGGCCGGCACCGCCGACGCCCTGGTGGCCCCGGGCGACCGGGTGCTGGGCGGCGCCTCGGTCGTGGCGCGCTGGCGTTAG